In the Desulfovermiculus halophilus DSM 18834 genome, CAACATTATGCTTTTGGTTGGGGATTTGGGCTTTGGGGTTGTCCAGGAGTTTGCCGACCGTTTTCCCAAGCAGTTTGTGAATGTGGGGGTTGCTGAACAGAATATGGCCGGAGTTGCCACCGGGCTTGCCTTGTCCGGCAAGGTGGTTTTTACCTATTCCATTGCCAATTTCCCCATCCTTCGTTGCCTGGAGCAGTTGCGAAACGATGCCTGTTATCATAGCGCCAATGTTGTCTCAGTTTCCGTTGGAGGCGGTTTTTCCTACGGGGCCTTGGGCATGACCCATCATGGGACCGAAGATATTTCTATTATGCGTTCCCTGCCGGAAATGACGGTTATTGCTCCCGGTGATCCTCTTGAAACACAGGCCGCCACTCAAGCTGCTGCCCAGGGTATTGGACCGGTCTTCTTGCGACTGGGCCGGGCTGGGGAGCCAGAAGTGCATGACAGGTCCCAGAGTTGGGAACTGGGCAAGGCCATTGTTGTTCGGAACGGCAAGGATGTGACCCTGGTTTCCACCGGGGCCATGCTGCAAACCACAGTTCATGCAGCTGACATGCTGGCCCAGGATGGCATTGATGCCCGGGTTATAAGCATGCACACAGTAAAACCTCTGGATGATGATGCGGTGTTACAGGCTGCACGGGAAACCAGGGCTCTTTTGACTGTGGAAGAGCACAGTCAAATTGGCGGGCTGGGAAGCGCTGTCGCTGAGGCCCTGTT is a window encoding:
- a CDS encoding transketolase family protein, translated to MRTAFIKTLTQIAETDSNIMLLVGDLGFGVVQEFADRFPKQFVNVGVAEQNMAGVATGLALSGKVVFTYSIANFPILRCLEQLRNDACYHSANVVSVSVGGGFSYGALGMTHHGTEDISIMRSLPEMTVIAPGDPLETQAATQAAAQGIGPVFLRLGRAGEPEVHDRSQSWELGKAIVVRNGKDVTLVSTGAMLQTTVHAADMLAQDGIDARVISMHTVKPLDDDAVLQAARETRALLTVEEHSQIGGLGSAVAEALFEAKDCRIPCARIALPSEFSKHVGDQDYLRSMHGLSIENIVHKAKELVLG